The DNA segment CTGACGGCCCGAGAAGTGCAGCTTCTTCTTCTCCACCACGGGCACCCCGAGGGAGCCCAGATGGTCGCTCAGGTCGGCCACTTCCCAGCCGCCCAGGAGGGAGCGCTTCTCGCCCTCCTCGATCACCTGGGAGAGGTGCGCTGCGGTGCCCTGGTCGGACAGTCCGGCGACGTGCCGGATCAGGGCGTAGAGGGTGGCGGCCGGGGGCGCGTCCTGGATCTCGTCGTCCTCCTGGTCGTCGGCCTCGGGGGAGGAGTCGGCGGTCGCGGCCGGGCCGGCCTTCTCAGCGGAGTCGTCCGCTGCCTGCTCCTGACCCATCACCAGCGCGGCCAGCACCCACAGCGTGACGGTCCCGGCGCCCACGGTTGGCACCCACTTCCCCACCATCGGCCACAGCAGCACGAGAACGCCGGCCGCTCCCCCGATCCGCTTCGCCCAGGTCACGAACGGGTGCTCCGTCTGCTCCGTGTCGGCCGGGGTGGCCTTGGGTGCCGGGTGGCTCGCGCAGTGCTCAGCGTGGGCGGGCTTCTTGTGGTCCGGGTGCTTGCACGGGTCGGGCTCGGCGACGGTCGAGCGTGCCTTCACGGCCGCGATGATCCGGCGGTTGCCCCGGGCGAACGCGGCCAGGCTGACGCCCTCGAACAGCTCTCGCATCAGGCACCGAACCCGTGCAGCAGGGACGCCAGGATGGTCACGGGGATGGCCAGCAGGCCCCCGGCGGTCGAGAGCGCGCCGGGCAGTGCGACGCCCACGATCAGGTCCTTGCCCATGCTCGGCTTGGTGCCGAACCCGATCAGGATCAGGATCAGGGCGACCGCGCCGGCGCCGATCGGGCCGACGGTGCCGGACTGCGCGTTGAGGGACTGGCTGATCGTGGTGGACACCGTGCCGATCTGGCTCAGCGCCTGCCCCGCCCCGGCGGCCAGCAGCCCGAGCGCCGCGCCCCAGTAGATGACGTGGTGCGACTTGACCGGCTGCAGCTTGCCGCCGCCGCGCTTGTGCACGACCAGGGCAACGACGATCAGCAGGATCATGCCGCCGGACCCGATGGCTCCGAACATGTCAGCGACTCCTTTGAGTGTCAGTGGTGGTGGAGCAGGTGGCCGGTGGCGGCCAGCAGGGGAGAGAGGTGGCACACGGCGGCCAGCGCCGAGGCGACGGGGACGCGCGCCAGGACGAGCACGACCACCCGGCCAGGGCCGCGCACCTGCGAGACCGGGGTGCGCCCCCAGCCGCGCACCTTCAAGTCCAGGACGTAGGCGCCGGCCCACGTGCCGATGCCGACCGCCAGGGGCAGGGAGGCGGCCCACTGCACCAGGCCGACGGCGAACCCGGCGCTGGCGCTCAGCGCGGTGAGGGTGCACCAGCGCCGGAACCGGCGGGCGCGCTCGGTGTGTTCGTGACGCCACGGCAGGGTGGCCAGTCGCTGCGCCAGGTGCTGCCGCTTGCGGTCCTCGGCACGGTGACGCTGGGCACGCTCACGAGGGGTCTCCCCCTCAGCCTCGCGTCGCGCGTCGTCCTCCTGACGCTGGCGGCTGCGCCGTTCCTCGGGGGTCTCGGTGATGTACAGGCCCACGCGGTCGATGGCCTCGACGGTGCGCTGCTGGGCCCGGTCGGCGGCGGCCAGGTTCTCCGGCGTCCAGACGGCGGCGGTGGTCTGCGACCACCAGGTGGTGGAGAGGCCGGCGGTCGGTGCGTAGTTCGGGGGCGGGGGCGTGGGGGTGGTCACTGGCCCCACCCGCCCCGGCGGACGAGTTCGCGGATGGCCAGGTAGGCGACCGCCGCGTCGACCGCGACGGCGAGCAACAGGATCAGGGTGCCGATCACTCGGAGACTCCAGGTCGGAGGGGGTGCGCACCCCGCACACCCGAGGTGTGCGGGCGGGTGTGCGGGGTGCGCACCGACGGGCGGTCAGGAGGAGCGCCACCAGGCGCGGGGGGTCGTGCTTGGGTGCCAGGCCGTGGTCGAGCGGCTGGACGGGTAGCGGTCCATCGCGGCCCGCCCGGCGCGGTCGGCTCGGCGGTTGGCTTCGGCCCGGCGTTGCTGGCCGGACCGCTCGTCCTTCTTGCCGAGGCCGAACATCACTGGCCCCCGATCTCGCCGGTCACCACGAACGGGGTGCCGTCGATCTCGCACAGGGCGCGGAACTCGGCGTTGCCGCCCCGGCTGTCGGAGACCTGGACCCGGCGGCACCACTTCTGCCGGACCAGGTCCCGCACGGTGTCGGTGGTGACGGGCGCGGGGACTCGGTAGGCCACCTCGGTGTGACGGCGGGCGACGCCCAAGATCGGAAGCTCGATGATCTCCTTCACTTCGCACCGCCCGACTTGCCGGCCAGCACGAGCACCAGGCGGTCGGCGCTGGCGGTGGTGCGGCTGTCCTTGGGGGTGATCGGGGGGACGGGCGGGCGGGCAGTACCGTGGGCCATGACTGGCTCCCTTTCACGGGGTGACTGCTGGTCAGGGCCCCGCCCGGGGATCTGTGAGAGGTGATGCGGGCGGGGCTTTTGCATGCCGCAGGCCGGTCACCTTCCGGAGCCGTTTGGACCCGGTCGGTGGTGGCGACGAGTAAGAGACTCCCGCATTCCGATATCGGAGTCAAGCCCCGCTGTCGGTATCGCATTCTGCTGACGGTATGCGTATGCTGTGGGGCACCCGCTGAGACCAGGGGACTGACCAGACAGGAGGGGCTCGGCCGTGACCAAGCCGCCGACCAAGTGGGAGCAGGCGCTCAGCGACCTGAGATCCCTGATCGAGACCGACCACTACCCGCCGGGCACTGTCCTGCCGAAACACGCGGACCTGGCGGCCCAACTCGGTTGCAGCGAGGGGACGGTGCGCCGAGCCCTCGACACGCTTGCCCGTGAGGGCCTGGTCAAGGGCGTGCCCGGCCGGGGCACCACGGTCCTGGCCCGGGTCACCAAGGTGCTGAGGACCGACGCGAACCGGGCGACGGCGCAGGCCGAGCGCGGCTTCTACGCCGATGTCCGCGACGCCGGCCTCAAGTCCCACGTCGTCACGGCCCGGGAGTACCGGCCCGCACCCGAGCACGTCGCCGAGATCCTCGGTGTGCCGGTGCGGTCCCCGCTGCTGGTCCGCGACCGTGTGCAGGGCGTCCAGGCCGAGGACGACGGGCCGGTCACCGTGCTGCAGACCGCGTGCAGTTGGTACCTCCCGGCCGTCGCCGAGGCGCTGCCGATCCTCTGGGAGGAGGTCACCGGACCCGGCGGCATGTTGGCCCGCTTCGAGGAACTCGGCCTCACGATCGAGCAGCGGGACGACGTCGTGCCCGCCCTGGCCAGCAAGCGGCAGTGCGAGGTGCTCGGCCTGACGGCCCCCGCGCCGGTATGCCTGGTGACACGCACAACCCGAGACCAGGACGGCCGAGCGCTTGAGGTGACCGACCTGGTCGTCACCGCTCGGAACGTCCTCAGCTACACCCGCTGAACCCATCCGGAACACCCGAAAGGCGCAACCAGTGACCACCGACCAGAACGCCCCCGCCGAGACCGTGCTGCGGACCGCCGAGCACCTGGCCGTCCAGGCTGAGCAGCGCGGGTTCTACGCCGACGTGGCCGCCACCGGGCAGGCCGCCGCCGCCGCCGTCACGATCGAGGACCGGCCCGCGCCGGACCACGTCGCCCAGCTGCTCGGCGTCGCCCCCGGCACTCAGGTGCTCGTCCGCGACCGCGTGCAGGGCGCCGAAGGCCAGCCCCCGCTGCAGCACTCCGTGTCGTACTTCCTGCCCGCCATCGCCGAGGCGCTGCCGGTGCTGCGCGACCTCAACACCGGGGCCGGCGGGTACCTGGCACGGCTGGAGTCCCTCGGGCTGCAGATCGAGCAGGTCGACAACATCCGTCCGGCGCTGGCGACGGCCGAGCAGCGCACCGCGCTGCAGCTGCCCGACCCGGCCGCCGTCGACCTGATCACGCGAGTGGATCGTGACCAGAACGGCCGCGTGGTGCACGTCATGGACCTGGTCCGGACCGATAGGAACGTCACGGTCACGGCGGTCAACCGGGTGAGCAGCAACACCGCCGCGTAGCCCCCGAAAACAGAAGCGGGCCGCCCGGCTGTACCCGGAGCGGCCCCGTGATCCACGGAGGTACCCGTGTCCCACACTGCTGAGTATGACCTGCACACCCCCGAGCACCGCCAGCGTCGCGGGGGTGCGCACCAGGTGCGCACCCCCGCCCACCAGCACCTGAGCAAGGCGGCGGTGGCCATCCTGGCGTTGATCTTCGCCGTCATGGCCGCCGTTGGCGTGGTCGGCGCCTACGGCACCTACGCCAACATGAAGGCCGCCTTCAACGCCTCCGGCACGGCGCTGGGCGTCGTCGCCGCCGGGGAGGGCGCCACGGCCGTCCTGGGCCTGACCCTGATCGGTCTGACCCTGATCTCCCGGCCGTACCCGCTGGCCCTGCGCCTGGGCCTGTGGGTGATCCCGCTCGCCGGGTCGGCCACCGGCATCTCCGTCGCCGACGACGCCCGGCACGCCGTGGTCTACGCCGTGACGCCGCTCGCCATGACCTGCGCCGCCGAGCTGGCCGGGTACCTCGCCCGCTCGATCGTGGTGCACCGCACCGGGGTTGACGCCGAGGCCGACCGCCGGACCGGCGAGACGCTGCGGCGGATCGAGTTCCACCAGGCCCGCGCCCAGCGCCACCCGGACGAGCGGACCCGCCTCCGCTCCGAGCGCGCCGCCTGGCGCCTGGCCCGGAGCCTGGGCAAGGACGACCCGAGGCTGGGCGCCTCGCTCCCGGCCGCCTACGCCGACCGCACGGCGGACACCGCACTGAACGCCCTGGACGCCCTGTACGGCCGCACCCCGGCCGACACCGCCCACCAGGTCGAGCCGCCGCACCAGTCGGTCGAGGCTCCGGCCGCCGCCGAGGTGCTGCCGGAACCGGTGAACATCCCGGTCGCCGAGCAGCAGATCGCGGTCAGCGCCCCGGCCTGGGTGCCGGCACCAGCCGCGCCCGTCGAGCAGCTCGCGCCGGTCGAGCAGCCGACGCAGAGTCAGCCAGCTGCCTACGAGTGGCCGGTGCAGCCCACTCTGGTGCCGGTCGAGGAGGAGGTGCACACCCCGCTCACCGAGGTGCACACCACCTCTGACCAGGACGAGGACGACGCCGAGGGCGCCGACCCGGTGGACGACGAGATGACCGCCCACCGCCGTCGGCAGGTGATCCTCGCCGCAGCCGCCGAGGGCCTGAGCCAGCGCGAGATCGCCCGCCGCGCCGATTGCAGCCCCTCATGGGTCCGCAAGGTCATCAGCGAAGCCGCCGCCTGATCGCCCATCACCTCGGAAGGATGACCACCATGAGCAACCAGCAGACCCAGACCGCCGACGCCTACCGCGCTCAGCTCGTCAGCAACCAGCCCGACGCCCCCGGCTGGCGCCTGTTCGTCGTGCTGCCCGGCCTGGTCAGTGACTGGCCCGAGGCCACCTGGTCCACCAGCAACCCGCCAACCGTCCACCAGCGCGCCACAGCGCTGGACGGCATGGGCTATCGGCACGCCACCCCGGACGGCGCCCCTGAGTGGGACTGGTGCGAGACCCAGCCTTGGGAGGACGACCCGCGCGCCCCGGTGAAGCTCACCGCCGTCGCCCACGTCCGCCCGCTGGAGGACTGACCAGCAGAAATGCCGCAGGGCCCGTCTCCCAAGCGGGAGACGGGCCCTGACGGTCTTCTAGGTCACACTGGCCGCTTTCGCGCCGTGTGCCTCACGTAGAGCCTCCGTACGGCATGATCTACCCAGTACGCAGGCTGGTGCGGGTTCGGGTTGGCGCCCTTACTCCGCTGGCTGAGTCCCATTCACTGTCGCCGGGCAAGGCGCAGACAGCTGAGGAACCCATCGCTTGACCAGCGTAACGGGTGGGGTGCCCCTCCGCACAACACCCCACGAGACTTCGGTGCACACCAGTGCACACCCAGGTGCGCACCCGGTGCGCACCCAGGCCGCTCCCGCATCTGCGGTCGAGCGCCAGGCCAACCCCCCGCGCACCCCCGCCGAGCGTGACGCGGAGCTGGAGCGGCTGGAGCAGCGCCACCGTGCCGCCCGCACCGCCGGGAAGGCCAACCGCGCCACCCGCCGCGCCGAGCAGCAGGCCATCACCCGCGCGGCCCGCCAGCTCTCCGCCGACCTCACCGCCGCCCTGACCGCCGCCGGCCTGGACACCACCCCGGACGCCGACGCCGTCCGCACCGCCGCACTCGGCGCCGCCCTGGCCAGCGTCCCCGCGACCTTCACCACCACCCCCAGCCACCCCCACACGGCCACGGACGGGCCGTCAGCAGCCCCGGACGGCGGCCCGGGTTCGCACGGATTGAGCTACGTTTCCGCCGCAGCTCAGGGGACGTCAGACGGCGCCTGCGGGAAGCTGATCGAACGCAGCGACGCCCGGCTTCGCCAGCTGGACGAGATCCAGGGCTTCACCGGCCTGCCGTCGGTGAAGCTCTGCGACGTCACCACCCTCGGGGAGGCCGTCGGCATCCACGTTCGCAAGGACATCGAGGCCGCCCGCACGTCCTTCTCCGGCCTGGTCAAGTGCGGTTCCGTGTGGGCCTGCCCGCCCTGCTCCGCCGCGATCCGCGCCCGGCGCTCCGCCTGGCTGGAGAAGACCGCCACCGCCTGGCTGGAGTCCGGACGCGGGATCTACATGGCTACCCTGACCGTCCCGCACTGGAAGAACGTCCGGCTCGGCGACCAGTTCGACAAGGTCGCCGAGGGCTGGCGCGGGGTG comes from the Streptomyces kaniharaensis genome and includes:
- a CDS encoding DUF6303 family protein is translated as MSNQQTQTADAYRAQLVSNQPDAPGWRLFVVLPGLVSDWPEATWSTSNPPTVHQRATALDGMGYRHATPDGAPEWDWCETQPWEDDPRAPVKLTAVAHVRPLED
- a CDS encoding GntR family transcriptional regulator, translating into MTKPPTKWEQALSDLRSLIETDHYPPGTVLPKHADLAAQLGCSEGTVRRALDTLAREGLVKGVPGRGTTVLARVTKVLRTDANRATAQAERGFYADVRDAGLKSHVVTAREYRPAPEHVAEILGVPVRSPLLVRDRVQGVQAEDDGPVTVLQTACSWYLPAVAEALPILWEEVTGPGGMLARFEELGLTIEQRDDVVPALASKRQCEVLGLTAPAPVCLVTRTTRDQDGRALEVTDLVVTARNVLSYTR
- a CDS encoding helix-turn-helix domain-containing protein — its product is MSHTAEYDLHTPEHRQRRGGAHQVRTPAHQHLSKAAVAILALIFAVMAAVGVVGAYGTYANMKAAFNASGTALGVVAAGEGATAVLGLTLIGLTLISRPYPLALRLGLWVIPLAGSATGISVADDARHAVVYAVTPLAMTCAAELAGYLARSIVVHRTGVDAEADRRTGETLRRIEFHQARAQRHPDERTRLRSERAAWRLARSLGKDDPRLGASLPAAYADRTADTALNALDALYGRTPADTAHQVEPPHQSVEAPAAAEVLPEPVNIPVAEQQIAVSAPAWVPAPAAPVEQLAPVEQPTQSQPAAYEWPVQPTLVPVEEEVHTPLTEVHTTSDQDEDDAEGADPVDDEMTAHRRRQVILAAAAEGLSQREIARRADCSPSWVRKVISEAAA
- a CDS encoding UTRA domain-containing protein — translated: MTTDQNAPAETVLRTAEHLAVQAEQRGFYADVAATGQAAAAAVTIEDRPAPDHVAQLLGVAPGTQVLVRDRVQGAEGQPPLQHSVSYFLPAIAEALPVLRDLNTGAGGYLARLESLGLQIEQVDNIRPALATAEQRTALQLPDPAAVDLITRVDRDQNGRVVHVMDLVRTDRNVTVTAVNRVSSNTAA